The following is a genomic window from Pedobacter sp. KBS0701.
TTAAATCTGGATTGTAATCAGAAGATGAGTCGTCTTGAACTGTTTTATCGCTGAATGTGGCATATACTGATGATAGTCTTTGTTGACCATCTAATACATAGTTAACCGGGTATTCCAAATCATTATCTGGTATCGCGTATCCTGCGATATTCCTTGTATGTTTTAACCTTTCCGAAGTACTCCAAAGTAGGATGCTACCGATAGGATAATTTTTGACGATACTGTCCAATAGTTCCAAAATTTGATTTTGTTTCCAAACATATGGCCGTTGAAAGGCAGGTATCCTAATGTCCCCAGAATTAATCCTGTTGATAAGTTTATCGATTTTCTCCGAAGTAGCGTTAAGTTCTGGAGTTTTTGCGTTAATTGTACTCATGCGTTAATTGATTATATACAAGTATGTATTCACAAATATAATTTTTTATCCGAAATTCACTTGGAGAAAGTTATGTAATTTACACTCAAAGGGCAACTAAGTATTACTCGAAAATTTATTAATATCCAATAAACATATTTGAGAACAGCATCAAGTGGTTCGAATAACTTTAAATAATTGAGTGGGCTCAAGAGGCTGAGGAAAGCTTGCAGATGGGCATGAAAAGACATAAAGAGTTTTTTTGAGGGTTGAGATATAGCCAACGGAAACACGCATCCTCAGATTGAAAGAGGTGAATCACAGGCTAAAGAAAGTTGTAAAAATAAGGATAGATGTTCGGATAGAGTCATTGTATAAAGTTAAAATAGTTTAGGTGTGATGTTTCATGACATACACAGATATAAAACTTTGAATTGGCGGAAAGGTGATTTAGTTATTTATTAACAGAATTCATAATTTAGCTAAATGGATATTTTTTTTTTACAACAGTGATTTACTTGATATTTTCGTAACACGCCCACTTTCGCACATCACCTTGAATTGGGAATTGACTTGGAATGATGAAACTTCGCAGTACATACCGGAAGACGCGAGCTTTACTCAGCTACTGAATGAATTATTAAATGAATTAGAAACCATCTCACCACCTATTGACTATCATAAGCATGAGGACGCACTTGCGGAAAATGTTGTTAAATTTTTAAAATGGAATATTAGCAAAGTTGAGAAAAGATGGAAGGGTGAAGATTATGACGCTATCTTAACTCAAGGTGGGTGGCATGATAAAGATTTTGAGAACCTATTGCTAGCAGCTGCTGGCAGAATAAATGCAGCAAAAATACATAACCACCTGCATTTTGATGATATGGAGAATGGTCACAGAAAACAACTTAGCTCTATTTTGACTATAATTTTATACCATAGATCTCAGAACATGAAATGAGATAAATAGGTGATTTTTTGATTATTGAATAAATAAAATTAGCATGGGGTTAATATTTTATACCTAAACTTATAAATATCAATGCAGTAATTTATGTCTCATAAAGTTGAGAGATATTCATATCAAAAGCCTGTAGACCTACATGACAGCCGCGACGAAGAAATTGAAGAAAGTATTTGGTTAGCTCAGGCATCTTAAATAAATAAGTTTCTGCTAGGTATTGTTTGATCCTTCGAGGCTTCGAGAAAAAGTAAAATTTGATTAATACATTTATTCAGATTTTTAGTTACGTCATGATCCCAAAATCGCATTACCGTATACCCAACCTCTTGAAGCCTCCTTTGGTTGATCATGTCGCGCCGCATATTGCTTTCAATTTTCTTAATCCAGAAGTCGGCATTGCTTTTTATTTTTGATCTTTTCTTTTCCCATTGATACCCATGCCAAAAGCCACCATCAACAAATATAGCGAGGCGGTGTTTATTAATCACTATATCAGGTTTTCCCGGCATGTTTTTAACATGTATCCGAAAGCGGATTCCATTAGACCATAATGCTTTTCTAAGAAGCACTTCGGGCTTGGTATTTCTGCTCTTAATGCGGCTCATGTTATAAGAGCGGGTTTCTTTGCTGTGAACATCTGCCATTTAATGATAAACACTGACTTTTCAAATTTGTGTGCCTGATGCTATTCCTTTTTTGGTCATCGTTTCAGGTACGACTTTAAACCATTCATCGACGATACTGAACATAGCTAAGATTTAAATAAATGCGCTCAATTAAAAACTATTTATCCGGGATGGGGTGACAATTCAAATTGTTCTAACAACATTCAAAAAAATATATACGTTTTTATTAAACATCAGGATTATTGACGAAATTCTTAAACCTGCTTTAAATTATTCGAAATCCCAAAATCATAAATTCGGAGGTAATTTTAACAGCTAGTTTGTATATTTGGTTCGATGATGAAGAAAACAGGCATATTTTCCTTTTTCGCTGGCGCGGGATTTTTGGATTTGGGTTTTGAAAAGACCGGGAAGTTTGAAACGGTGTTCGTAAATGAATACCATAAACCTTTTATGGACATTTATAAAGGTGCACGAAAAATGATGGACACCACCCCGCCTAAGTACGGTTACGAAATAAAGGATGTAACCAAATACACAGAAAAGGAGGAGCTGGAAAAACTAAGTTCAAATCTTAAAGATGCAAAGCATGAATATGATATTACCGGCTTCATAGGAGGACCGCCCTGCCCTGATTTTTCAGTTGGCGGTAAAAACAAAGGGAAACATGGGGAAAACGGAAAACTTTCGGGAACCTATATTGATCTCATAACCAGTACAAAACCGGACTTTTTTCTTTTTGAAAACGTTAAAGGACTATACCGCACGGTAAAGCATAGGGAATTCTTCGAAGCGTTAAAAACGAAGCTGAAGAGCAATGGCTATTACCTTACTGAAAATCTTATCAATGCCATCGAATACGGCGCACCACAGGACAGGCAGAGGATTATACTTATCGGCTTCCATAAAAGCTTTCTGTCAAAGCACGTAAAACCCGCAAAATTTCAGCAAACCGTAGACGGATTCGACTGGAATGCCCATACTGTTTTTGATAAAAATGAGATTTTCCGGAATGACTGGCCGCTACAGGATCTGTTTGCTGAAAATGAAGAACGGGCATTACCAATGAATATAACAGAAGAACTTACCGTGCAGCACTGGTTTAATAAAAATGATGTTCAAAATCATCCTAATGCAGTTCATTATTTCCAGCCACGTGCCGGACTGGCGAAATTTATGACCATTCCTGAAGGAGATGATAAGAAAAAATCATATAAAAGGCTTCATCGCTGGCGCTATTCGCCCACAGTAGCTTATGGGAACAACGAAGTACACCTTCACCCTTTCTTACCCAGACGGCTGTCTGTCGCAGAAAGCCTTGCGCTTCAGTCCCTTCCAAAAGATTTTGTAATACCAGCTGAAATCTCTCTGTCAGATATGTTCAAGACTATCGGAAACGGGGTGCCGTATCTTGCCGCAAAAGGCCTCGCCAACACTATAGCAGATTTCATCACCAGACTTCAATCAGAAACAAACGCTCCCGTATATGAAGAAGCTCACAGCGGCTAACATTGTTGCCTTTATAAACCAGCTTGACAGATCTTTAACCTATAATTACATCGATCCGAAAAATACAGGGTTGATAGAGATTGTAAGTGTAGACCTGCCCGAAGGGCCGATCCGTATACGCCGATGGAATCCGACTAAAGGAGAGAAACCCACAGGTAAAAAAGTCGAACCTATTTCGCCAGAGCTTATCTGGCGTATAGCTAATGCCATGGCTCCTAACCAGCCCGTTAATTTTGACCGGGTACTAGCGGGCAGCTATAATACCCGGAGTGTACTCGAAGCCCTGTTGGCCTATACCCCTCAGTTCTACTTTGCGTATCCCGGCCGCATAGAAACCAAAGGCGGTAAACCCCAGATTAAAAAAGGTCATAAACACCTGCTTTGGACTCCGGACGAGCCACATCAGGCAGGTATTTTTCAGGAAAAGAAGACCGAGGTTGTGATTTCGGAAGTCCCTGCCCAGGAAATTACATACGATGCCTTGGTCCTTCCCTCAGATACACAGGTCGAGCCAATTGATATTGATATCCAACGCAGGCATGCACAGATACAGATTGCACTATATTTCGTCGGCAAACAACTAAATTTCAGGACATGGATAGCCCAAAATGACAAGGGAATTATTTACCAAAATAAAAAAATAGGTGAACTGGAGGGTGTGATTCCACGTCTGCAGGATGAAAAATTGCTTACAGCATACCAGGATGCTGCTCAGGCAGCACTATTAATAGATTGTATCTGGTTCAAGAACGGGAAGCTAATGCCAGCAGTAATGGAAGTAGAGCACTCGACCGGGGTAACAAGCGGACTAACCAGAATGAAAAAATTCAAGGATCTTTTTATCGGACTTGAAGGGATCAGATACGTCATTGTTGCAGATGATGCTGACCGGGCTAAAGTAGTAAAGGAGGCCAATCACCCACAATTCAGGGAACTAAATATCCGATTCTTTCCCTATTCTGCTGTTGAGGAGCTTTATTCACTTTGCCAGCGCAGAAAAATTCAGGGTGTGACAGAAGCCTTTCTGGATTGCTATATGGAGCGGGTATTGGTGGAATAGTCAGCTGCTTAAGTTATTTAACCTCTAAATAAATGATCAGCCCTAAGGACCGATCATTTTAGCTCTAAGCGGTAAACCGCTTGTCCAATTCACCACGCCAAAAACCGTGTGATTTATTAGAGTTCTTGTCTTCCTTTAAAAAGGCTTCAATCCTTTGAAAGGTGGCAAGAAGTACCCAGTTTTTGTCCGTCATGTACCTGTTTATGAAATATACCATTTCATAAGATTCGCCACGATTTAACAAAGTACTGTCAGGTTTCCCCGTCCGTTTTGGATCGTCATCAGGTAAGGCCGTATCCTTGTAACCGGAGTAAAGTAAATCAGCTTTTGTAAAATTTGCCATATAATACTACTTTTATTACCGCTATTGAACGGTGCACGAGGTCTTGTCAAACCGTGAAGTAATATTATAGAAATAAACCTCCTTGCCAAAGATTTTCCCTCATTAAGCTTTGGCAAGATAAGAGGGTCAAGTATTATACCATTTGTAATTTCCCTGAGACAATCTGACTTATTGTCCTCAACTACAACTACATTCTGTCAGATAGTGTTCGAAATACACATCTCTGATTCTAAGCAGATTACGGGGTAATTCTTATTTAAATAGCTTTTTCCACATTTCCCATCGGTGATATATTGAAATTTATCTAATTGACTGATTATGGCAGAATTTTAGTTATTCTGTAGGCATTTTTCATACGGTATGCTACTGAAGTAGTGCCTGTATTGGTTAAAACCGACAGACGAAGTTATAAGTACAGAATCTAAAAGAAAAGCTTCTGGATGATTACCTGAGCATTTTTCCGAATGCCGATGCCTACCAATTACTTGAAACCGATTTACGGGAGGTTTTTTGGAAAATATTCAGCCGTTGCTTCCCCTTGCGATATGAGAAGATATATGATTTAATTGTGGATGGTTCGGTATCTCATAATGCGGTCCTCCAAGGGACAGCAGCGGCATCTTTGTTGAACAGACAATACGGCGGCCAGAAAACAACCTCTATAAAAACGCCTATCAGAACTTAAAATCGACTCCCAGACCATCCCCGCACACCTCCTATAATAAAACCTTAATCCAAAGCGCGTGAGCGGTTGCAGCGGCATCCTCCCGCAGGAAGATACAGCGGAAGACGCGACCCTTCAGGGGTACGCCCGAATAAAAATAAAAAAACTAAAAATATTTTAAAAACACAGGCAAATAAAAAACCAGACCCGATATGGAATCCCCCGCCCTTTCGCATCCTATATTAAACCAAAGCCCATGAAAAACCTGCAACTGATCCTGACCAACCCATGCACACAGCAATGGAGCGACATTGAACAGCCGGACGGCAAACATCATTGCAACAAATGTGAAAAAAACATCATAGACCTCACCGGCAAATCCGATACCGAACTAGCAGACTTTTTCAAACACAAAAGCGATAAGGTATGCGGACGCCTGCTGGCCAGCCAAATGAACCGCGACCTCATACTGCCCCCGGCAAAGACTGGCTGGCAATGGCTCATGCCACTTGCCCTGGCCGCACTAGCCATCAGCCCGGCCCAGGCACAAAAGACAACACCAGCAGTGGTACAAACCGAAGGACAGCACAAAAACGCAGATGAAACCACACCATCATCATCCCACCTTCCCACCATACCAATCACCATAAAAAGAACCGTAGTTGACCAGACGAACGGCAAAGCACTCGCCAACGTTAAAGTAAGGAAGATAGGAGAAGAAGATGCATTGGCGATAACCGATTCCCTTGGCAGATTTGAGCTCAACCTTTCTGATCGCGAAAAGTTATCCAAATACCTATTCAACCTGCCAGGCTATACCCCCATCGAGACCTATCTAAACGATCACATGGTGATCAAATTAATCGCCGAGAAAAGGATCATGCTCGGCGGAATATCTACAATCTCCCTGAACAGATCACCGCTTTACCTGATCAGGGCCGGTAATAAAAGCTGTACAATCGAAGCCTCGAAATTAGGTGAGCTATCCCCCGACTGGATTGAAAAAATAGAAATACTGAAGGATGCAAATACTACTGCGGTGTACGGCGCAAAAGGCGCTAACGGGGTGATATTGATCGAAATCAAAAAAGCCTACAGGAAAAAGATCAGGTTTTCAAAATAACCATCCGCTCAGAGACATCCACAGGCATTCTTTCAACATATTGATATCGAATGATAAGCGCCAAAATTGCGGATGGAAAAACATCTCAAAATCTCAGCCTCATTTCACCTGCAGTATTGCCTGCGCCATAACTAAATGATCAAAATGCTACTGATAAGAAATGATATGGACAGGGCTTTAAACCCGTCCGTCACTTTAAGTTATTTTAACTTGAGCACCGTTCCATATTCCTTCTCTCTGATTTCGGTTGTTGAAATAATCTCAAAAGTATAAGTTTTAGATTCTTGTTCAATTTTAACTTTTATTTTGGACCCGTTAATTTCGTAAGTCCCGCGATACCTGATGTCGCCGGATGGAAGAACTTCTGCGTAGCCATCTGGCTGCAAAGTTAAAGCGAAACCACCGTCGTAAGCATTAGCCGGAGTATGGTCAACCTGAAAATACTCTTTTACTTCGTTTACAACCAGTTGATCTTTTTTACAGCCCCCTGCAAATATCAGAATGGAAAAAACAAATAAAATAATTAAAGCAGTAGAATTAAAGTGGATGTTTTTCATGCTCAGGTTTTATGGTTTTAAATGAATTTATCTGGCCGGATATTTCAGATTAAACGAGTGGATTAGTGAAAATGCTACAATCAACAGTAAATTCTTGTTAATTACAGCTTGATCAATGCGCTATTTTTGTTGTGACGCCATGTGTTGCAAGCTGGAAGTAAAGGAAAAGGCATAAATCATCCGAGGTCACGGAACACAAACATTAAGCTGTTCAGTGTAAAGCTGTACACATACATCGCGAATAATAGGCAGCAAAACCTATATCAATTGTGCATCCATCACTGCACACCCGATAACCAAACCTGATCCAAAGCGCGTGAGCAATTGCAGCGGCATCCTCCCGCAGGGAGATACAGCGGAAGACGCGACCCTTCAAGGGCACGCCGAGAGAAAAACGTTAAGCGATAATGCTAAAAAACAAAAAAACAACATTACCGGTAGCAACCAAGCTATTACCCATACGCACAATTTATCTCCTATCCTCAATCTAAAAGCCCAGGTTATAAACAAAACACACAATAGTTAACCCAAACACCAACAACACATCACCCCAGGTTGTAAGCAATCTCCCCACACCACTTGGATTTGCTAATATTTTTAGTAATTTTGACCCATAAGCAACAGGGTTATGATTAGAGAACTAGAGATACCAAATAACAATCTGCTTGATACACTGGACAACCCGGGCCGTGTTTCAGGTTTTATATCTCCTGCAGAGGACTACAAACAACGAAGATTACATATTGCACAAAGGATTGTTGGCGATCCAACCAACACCTACTACTTCGAGGCCGATGATGACCACATGCGCTACTTTGGCATTATGAAAGGGAGCATCATCGTCGTTGACAAATCCATCAAGGTAAGCTCCGGCATGCTGATCGTATGCTGCGTGGAAGAGGAATGGCTCACCCGTAAACTCCTCATAACAGAAGACAATACCTACCTGTGCATCAATGATGGCATGGAAGCCTGCATGAACATCACCGGGAAAAACATCACCGTATTTGGCGCCGTTACCTGGACCTGCCTACCCCATTCAAATCAGCACCATGTTCGCACTGGCAGACTGTAATAACTTTTATGCAAGCTGCCACCGGTTATTCGAACCTCAATACAATAATGTTCCTGTAATTGTACTGAGCAACAACGATGGCTGTGTAATCGCCCGGAGCAACGAAGCGAAAGCCTGTGGCATTGCCATGGGTGCACCATTCTTTAAGATCAGAGAAGAAATCAAAAAGCATCGCATCGCCGTATTCAGCAGCCATTATACCCTATATGGCGATATCAGCGCAAGGGTCATGACCAACCTGGCCAGGTTTACGCCTGATGTGGAAGTGTACAGCATCGACGAATGTTTTTTGGGCTTAAGTGGGTTTGAAAACCTGAAAGAATACGGCAAGACGATCAGAGAGACTGTTATGAATCACACAGGCATCCCGATAAGCGTAGGCATCGCACCAACAAAGGTGCTGGCAAAGGTGGCAAACAAAACATCAAAGAAATACAACGGCGTGATGGTACTCGAAACAGCACAGCAAATCCATGATGCACTGGCCGATTACCCGGTCGAAGATTTATGGGGAATTGGCAGACAGTTTGCGCACAAGCTTATCAAAGGTGGTATTGAAACCGCTGCACAGTTCAGGGCCTTACCCATCGACTGGGTGCAAACCCATATGACAATAGTTGGCGCCAGGATGTGGCGGGAGCTATGGGGCGAGAGCTGCATCCCGTTAAAAACAATACTTGACCCCAAAAAAGGGATGTGTACCAGCAGGGCATTTGGAAAGCTTACCGGCGATTATCATGAACTAAAGGAAGCCACATCCAGTTACGCTGCAAGACTTGCAAGCAAGCTCCGCAGGGAGAAATTATGCGCAAGCCTATTATCAGTTAAACTCTTAACCAATAAGTTTATTGCCCAAGAATTGCAGGCTTATCCTTCGATCACCATACCTTTAGAACACCCTGTTAACAACACCCTTGAACTGATAACACAGCACTCTGGGGACTAAAAAAAATTTACCTAAGGGGTTACCTGTATCAAAAGGTCGAGGTAAACGCAACAGGGCTGATACCGGAATCAGAAGTCCAGCTGAACGTCTTTACCGAATTCAAGGGCAAAAAATATGATCAGGTTTCCAAAGTCTTAGATCAGCTTAACTTACATTACGGGGCAGGAACACTGCGAATGGCCGGCGAGGGCAAAAATCAAAAGTGGTCAATGAAGCGCGAGTTCCTGCGTCCGCACTACACTACAAACTGGAACGACATTATTAAAGTAAAATGAAAGAACTACTGGCACTTATTAAAAGGTATTTACTCAAGGAAGCCTCTACCTTAAACCAAATTAACGATCAGCCAAAACCCAAACGGAGGAAGAAATAAAACCAACTGGTATTGAAGCTTGTTATAGCTTTTAAAAACTAACGATGTGCGCCAGATATACCTTGACAGCCGAGGAAAAAGAAATACTTAAAACCCATCCGCACCAGATCCAGGGAGAGTGGACACCTAATTACAACCTCGCCATCACACAAAAAGGACTGGTCATTACCGCAGATGAACCAGACATCATCCAACAGATGTCATTTGGAATCGTACCCTACTTTGCTGAAGGTTTAAAACTCACCCGTGACACCTGGAACATTAAAAGTGAAACAGCAATGGAAAGCAAATTGTGGCGTCCACTGCTTATCCATCATAAAACCTGTTTAGTGATGGCCGACAGCTTCTACGAATGGAAAAAAGATGCTAAGGGTGAACAGCAACCCTACCGCTTCACCGTTAAAGACAGAAAGCTGTTTTGCTTTGCAGGCTTATGGTCTCAATGGGTTGATCCCGAAACCAAAGAAAAGTTCCGTACCTATGGCATTCTGACTACTGAGGCAAATCCACTGGTGGCAGAAATCCATTCCAAGAAACGCATGCCCGTGATCTTAACTAAAGCTGAAGAAGAAATCTGGTTGAGCAAAACGCTCCCGCTTGATACCAAAATGACGGTGCTGGATACCTTTCCCCAGGAACTGATGAACAGGGTTATGGTGAGCAGACGTGTTAATGCGGTTTCCACTTTGAAGAAGCCGAACAACGACTCAGACTTATTACTTCCATTGAATACCGATGATGATGTCTAACTTGTGTAAAGTCCACATTTTCCTTTCATATTGGTTTTATAAACCCTCCGTTACAACGATGTGCTGAGGATCAGTATTAGCATTGTCGTTTTAAAAGCTGATGAACTGTCGTCATGAAAACTTGCACTGGTTTAGTGATGATTCGGAACAGGTAGCCTGTTTAGACTTCAAAATTGATCTCTTCCCCTTAAGAATAAGTGATTGCTCGCGCAGTATCTGATATTACCAGGGTATTAAATGAATGCTTTTTGTTTAAATACTACATCATCAGCAAAGACTTCCAGTGGTTACTCTGCGAGACTCATCATAAACAGTTAGTTGGTATTGGTGAGATTCTAAGAAAGAAAATCAAAACATCTTAGCATGTGATATCCCAAACTTAAACCATCCCCTCAAAAAAATGAGATAGATTCAAAACTGAATAGTGAGAAATCAGCATATATTGTATCTATCTGACTACTGCCCACCGGAGATAGACGTCAAACTGCAGCACTTCATCATTTGGCAAACCATCGCTGCAAACATCCTATAATCCAACCTTCATCCAAAGCGCGTGAGCGGTTGCAGCGGCATCCTGCCGAAGGGAAATACAGCGGAAGACGCGGCCCTTTGAGGGACGCCCAGAAAAAAACCAAACAATAAATCCTTACTTTCCGAAAAATAGTTTCTACAAAAATGTAAGCAAGTTGCCCGCCTGGCAGAATCCCTTGAGATAACTTAATGCTTTTCATTTATCCTCATTCATTTTTAAATGCCAGCACCGTGTTTTGGTATATAGAACCGTTGTAAGACCAGATCATTTCAGGTAGCTGGCTTTTTGATTTTTAATTGACCTAATTTTTTTGCAATAACTGGAATACATTTCCTTCCGGATCTTTTCCATCGCAAACCGAGTATCCATAGTTGGCCGCATAGGATCACCAACCCAAAACTTCTCCCCTCCCTCAAGCGCCTACTTTAGTCCAGTCCAACAAGAAACCAGATCCTTTCAGGCACATCATCTGCCTGCGAATCTTCATGAGGTAAAGCAACATAAGGCAGTCAGGATGCGTCAGTCAGAATGAACATCTCCCATAATCATCGTTATTTGTGGCAACTATTGATTTTTTTTTGTATTTATCATACCTTAGCTTAAGTTATACTTAAAAATACACTACTTACTATGAAAACTTACAAAACATTACTGTTTGCCGGGCTTTTGTTCGCCTCAACTTCAATTTCGGCACAAATTGTGACCGGCCAGTGGCAACCTGTTGCCCCGAATGACGTCCAGCCACTTAGCCCCCTTCCCCAGGAAGGCTTATTCGGTTTCTACCAGGAATGGAATGCTACGGGTAACCTGGTACTGACCTATGGGAATCATTCCACAAAGGCTTTGAACCTCAAAAAAACCACTCCAAGCGGTGCAAATGACAGAATTAAATCCATGGTACTTCAAGGCCCCTTGAGTAATACCCAAATTGTGGTGTTTGATAACCCCGATGGACAAACAGATGACGATTATGCTGTAATTAAGGTAGAAGGGACTTTACCTCCGGGAATCCGGGTGGTCATTCCAAGCTTCGACATTGGTGCAGCACCTGGCGTTTTCTGGGACGGCGGTAATGGTAACCGGGTTGTTGAATATTTTTACTACCACAATGGCTTAGACGGTAAAATTTCTCATATTAGCCGGGCAGTGGGCCAATAAAGCGTTATCACTTATCGAAAAATCACTATTACAGGTAATAGTGATTTTTTAGCTTAGATTTTTACAATTAGGGTAGATGAGTTTTATCACTGAATATGGGACCATTACGCCATTGAGTTCTGACATCAATGTCCATTGAAGATTTGCCCGAAAGCTAACGCCAATACCTGCTGCGTTGGTCCTTCAGTACCCAGGCATTACTATACTCAATACGCTTAGATCGACAAACCATTTCCTACCGACCCTTTACCGTCAATTTGCTAAGATACAAGCCAGCAAAACTTTACAACAATTTCGTTTCCGGTTAGATGGGGTCAATTCACTCTGGCTTTTCCATTAAAGTCACATTTATACCACGGATAATGAATATGGTTGGATGATCAGGCACAAGAGTTTTACAGGGAAATACCCTTTTCGCCTTTAATAGACAAACTCCCGTGCCTGCAGATAATTTAAATACCATAAATAGCTTTCACCCAACCGGCATCTTTGGTGGACGGGGATTTTGTACCACTCCAGGAATTATCGATCCAGGTGGAACCATCCAGTCGTGTCGTAGTTGGAAGACTGCTATTGATCGCGCCATATCCATTGTATGATCCATAAAGCATAATAGAACTGATGTCAAAAGTGGTCCCACCATAATTCATGCCGGTAAGTTTATTATATCCCGATTGTGCAGCTGTAGCGATATTATCCCATTTTACTGCGATATAAGCATCACGATCTGCACGCAGCTGTTCATGGTGTAAACCGATGGCATGACCCAGCTCATGAACCACAATGCCTTTAGCCTCCGGATTCGAAAGATTCATTGTCGCCCCGCTAACATAGCCCACAGTACAATTATTCGCACTTCCCGGCTGTATAGTCAGGTAATAGCCCGAAGTTACCGCCTCAAAGATAATTCCCGATTTTGCGGTCCAGTCGGCCATGGCTGTCAAGATAGTGTTTGTCTGAGCAGTAGTAAATCCAGAGGCAAACCTATAGGAGACTTTGTGGTTTGGCCACTTGTATGCTCCTGCCGGCCCGTGTCCTTCGGTTGTAACTTCCGGTAGTTTTGTGGTAATCTGTTCATCTGGAATAACCATATCGCCATTAAAAATATTTCTACCGTCAACTCGCTCGTAACTGATTAACGAACCCAGGTAATAGCCCTGCCTCAATTCCACAATTTTTCCAGCAGGGTTTTGT
Proteins encoded in this region:
- a CDS encoding Y-family DNA polymerase, producing the protein MFALADCNNFYASCHRLFEPQYNNVPVIVLSNNDGCVIARSNEAKACGIAMGAPFFKIREEIKKHRIAVFSSHYTLYGDISARVMTNLARFTPDVEVYSIDECFLGLSGFENLKEYGKTIRETVMNHTGIPISVGIAPTKVLAKVANKTSKKYNGVMVLETAQQIHDALADYPVEDLWGIGRQFAHKLIKGGIETAAQFRALPIDWVQTHMTIVGARMWRELWGESCIPLKTILDPKKGMCTSRAFGKLTGDYHELKEATSSYAARLASKLRREKLCASLLSVKLLTNKFIAQELQAYPSITIPLEHPVNNTLELITQHSGD
- a CDS encoding M12 family metallopeptidase translates to MKNTRLFALPFMGLLLLSLGCKKNDNNAQQVSAQQNPAGKIVELRQGYYLGSLISYERVDGRNIFNGDMVIPDEQITTKLPEVTTEGHGPAGAYKWPNHKVSYRFASGFTTAQTNTILTAMADWTAKSGIIFEAVTSGYYLTIQPGSANNCTVGYVSGATMNLSNPEAKGIVVHELGHAIGLHHEQLRADRDAYIAVKWDNIATAAQSGYNKLTGMNYGGTTFDISSIMLYGSYNGYGAINSSLPTTTRLDGSTWIDNSWSGTKSPSTKDAGWVKAIYGI
- a CDS encoding LexA family transcriptional regulator gives rise to the protein MIRELEIPNNNLLDTLDNPGRVSGFISPAEDYKQRRLHIAQRIVGDPTNTYYFEADDDHMRYFGIMKGSIIVVDKSIKVSSGMLIVCCVEEEWLTRKLLITEDNTYLCINDGMEACMNITGKNITVFGAVTWTCLPHSNQHHVRTGRL
- a CDS encoding very short patch repair endonuclease, with the translated sequence MADVHSKETRSYNMSRIKSRNTKPEVLLRKALWSNGIRFRIHVKNMPGKPDIVINKHRLAIFVDGGFWHGYQWEKKRSKIKSNADFWIKKIESNMRRDMINQRRLQEVGYTVMRFWDHDVTKNLNKCINQILLFLEASKDQTIPSRNLFI
- a CDS encoding DUF4113 domain-containing protein, with translation MNVFTEFKGKKYDQVSKVLDQLNLHYGAGTLRMAGEGKNQKWSMKREFLRPHYTTNWNDIIKVK
- a CDS encoding DNA cytosine methyltransferase, coding for MMKKTGIFSFFAGAGFLDLGFEKTGKFETVFVNEYHKPFMDIYKGARKMMDTTPPKYGYEIKDVTKYTEKEELEKLSSNLKDAKHEYDITGFIGGPPCPDFSVGGKNKGKHGENGKLSGTYIDLITSTKPDFFLFENVKGLYRTVKHREFFEALKTKLKSNGYYLTENLINAIEYGAPQDRQRIILIGFHKSFLSKHVKPAKFQQTVDGFDWNAHTVFDKNEIFRNDWPLQDLFAENEERALPMNITEELTVQHWFNKNDVQNHPNAVHYFQPRAGLAKFMTIPEGDDKKKSYKRLHRWRYSPTVAYGNNEVHLHPFLPRRLSVAESLALQSLPKDFVIPAEISLSDMFKTIGNGVPYLAAKGLANTIADFITRLQSETNAPVYEEAHSG
- a CDS encoding SOS response-associated peptidase, whose translation is MCARYTLTAEEKEILKTHPHQIQGEWTPNYNLAITQKGLVITADEPDIIQQMSFGIVPYFAEGLKLTRDTWNIKSETAMESKLWRPLLIHHKTCLVMADSFYEWKKDAKGEQQPYRFTVKDRKLFCFAGLWSQWVDPETKEKFRTYGILTTEANPLVAEIHSKKRMPVILTKAEEEIWLSKTLPLDTKMTVLDTFPQELMNRVMVSRRVNAVSTLKKPNNDSDLLLPLNTDDDV
- a CDS encoding DUF6756 family protein, producing the protein MIARAVSDITRVLNECFLFKYYIISKDFQWLLCETHHKQLVGIGEILRKKIKTS